AGCATATTCAGCGACGTACTTCGGATCTTTCTTCCACTGTGCGAAGGACTCTTCAGCCGGTATAAATTTACGCTTCATTGAACCTCCTTTGCCCGTTTGAGGGCGGTTAGAATCTCCCGCCTTGGTGTTTTCTGCGTTTTCTTCTCAAAGACATGAACGACGACGACCCGCTTCCCCACGGCAGTGACATAACAGGCCCGCGCAATTCCGCTCCTGCCCTTCATACGCATCTCCCACAGCGGACCCTCCAGGTGTTTCACATAGGGTTCCCGCACCCGCTCCAGACCA
This is a stretch of genomic DNA from Granulicella sp. WH15. It encodes these proteins:
- a CDS encoding type II toxin-antitoxin system RelE/ParE family toxin, encoding MGWVVGFLNEEVKASLDAFPLDIRASFQRISELIQSHGLERVREPYVKHLEGPLWEMRMKGRSGIARACYVTAVGKRVVVVHVFEKKTQKTPRREILTALKRAKEVQ